One stretch of Arachis hypogaea cultivar Tifrunner chromosome 20, arahy.Tifrunner.gnm2.J5K5, whole genome shotgun sequence DNA includes these proteins:
- the LOC112784323 gene encoding uncharacterized protein, which yields MAATVTPIRAVGIQASAASDLRKSDPDRRRSSNANWWTPLFGWSSEPDYIDTNNKATSRSDSNLAVAEAKSSRPRFAGGFTEEKARQLRMMTTGTETFHDTMYHSAIASRLASDFNLSSEQ from the coding sequence ATGGCAGCCACCGTGACTCCTATTCGCGCTGTTGGAATCCAAGCAAGTGCCGCCTCCGACCTCCGTAAATCCGATCCCGACCGCCGAAGAAGCTCCAACGCCAACTGGTGGACCCCGCTGTTCGGTTGGTCCTCCGAACCTGATTACATTGATACAAACAACAAAGCAACCAGTCGGTCGGATTCGAACCTGGCGGTGGCGGAGGCGAAGTCTTCGAGACCACGGTTCGCCGGCGGGTTCACGGAGGAGAAGGCGAGGCAGCTCCGTATGATGACGACGGGGACAGAGACCTTTCACGACACCATGTATCATTCCGCCATCGCTTCTCGGCTCGCTTCCGATTTCAATCTCTCCTCCGAACAGTGA